The region CTTCCCCTCCGGTTGACCCTCATTTTCGCGAAGTCGTATAATCCGGCTTTTCCTGCTCGACCGTTGCTAATTCCATCTGGAAGAAGTCGATGAAGATTCATGAGTTCCAGGCGAAAGAAATCCTTCGCCAAGCCGGGGTTGCTGTACCTCGTAGCATCGTTGCCAAGACTCCCGAAGAAGCGAGTGCCGCTTACACCGAACTAGGTGGCAAGATCGCCGTGGTGAAAGCTCAGATCCACGCCGGTGGTCGCGGTAAAGGGACCGTGAAAGACAACGCCGACCAGCGTGGCGTGCAGTTGGTCAAGTCGGCTGACGAAGCCGCAGCCGTTGCCAAGGGCCTCTTGGGTAAAGAACTGGTCACCATTCAGACCGGCCCAGAAGGCAAGCAAGTCAACCAAGTGTTGGTCGAAGAAGGCTGCGACATCGCTCGCGAACTGTATCTCGGCATCGTGCTCGACCGAGCCGCTAAGCTGCCGGTTCTGATGATGTCGAGCGAAGGTGGTACCGAGATCGAAGAAGTCGCCGCCGAAACGCCAGAAAAGATCTTCAAAGAACACTTCGACCCGAAACTGGGCCCGCAAAGCTATCAGGTTCGTAAGCTTTGTAAGAAGCTCGGCATCGAAGGCTCGGCCGTTCGAAGTGCCGAAAAGTTCATCAAGGGACTTTGCAAAGTCTATTCGGAAACCGACTGTGCGTTGGCCGAAATCAACCCGCTGGTCATCACCGGCGACGGTGGCATGATCGCCTTGGACTGCAAGATGACGTTCGACGAGAACGCCATGTTCCGCCACAAGGACATCGCCGAGTTGCGTGACCTTTCCGAAGAAGAGCCGGCGGAAGTTCGTGCCGGCAACACGGGCCTTAGCTATGTGAAGTTGGATGGCAACATCGGTTGCTTGGTCAACGGTGCCGGTCTCGCGATGAGCACCATGGACATCATCAAGCTGCACGGCGGCGAACCGGCCAACTTCCTGGACGTCGGCGGCGGTGCCAACGTCGATCAAGTCACCGAAGCGTTCAGTATTCTGCTGGACGACAAAAACGTGAAGGCCGTCCTGGTCAACATCTTCGGCGGAATCATGCGTTGCACGACGATCGCTGGAGCGTTGTTGGAAGCGTACAAGAAGCTCGACTTCAATGTGCCGTTGGTGGTTCGCCTGGAAGGTACCGAAGTGGAAGAAGGCCGCAAGATGCTCGCCGATTCCGGAATTGACATCATTATCGGTGACGGCCTGACCGACGCCGCGAAGAAAGTCGTCGCGACAGTAGCCTAACAAGGACGTTTTCAGTTTTC is a window of Bremerella sp. TYQ1 DNA encoding:
- the sucC gene encoding ADP-forming succinate--CoA ligase subunit beta, with protein sequence MKIHEFQAKEILRQAGVAVPRSIVAKTPEEASAAYTELGGKIAVVKAQIHAGGRGKGTVKDNADQRGVQLVKSADEAAAVAKGLLGKELVTIQTGPEGKQVNQVLVEEGCDIARELYLGIVLDRAAKLPVLMMSSEGGTEIEEVAAETPEKIFKEHFDPKLGPQSYQVRKLCKKLGIEGSAVRSAEKFIKGLCKVYSETDCALAEINPLVITGDGGMIALDCKMTFDENAMFRHKDIAELRDLSEEEPAEVRAGNTGLSYVKLDGNIGCLVNGAGLAMSTMDIIKLHGGEPANFLDVGGGANVDQVTEAFSILLDDKNVKAVLVNIFGGIMRCTTIAGALLEAYKKLDFNVPLVVRLEGTEVEEGRKMLADSGIDIIIGDGLTDAAKKVVATVA